From Methanomicrobiales archaeon HGW-Methanomicrobiales-1, a single genomic window includes:
- a CDS encoding ribosomal methyltransferase encodes MTDKQLISTIKYVAGTKPVFLLSEIVPYLEKKHPVEKLHTLISPLLDELDLVAKKVGTDYEISRMVPAAQYTMNPAELERQDAFFATRRLPPALEAAIEQYIPKKVGKELTDPAILERLRRAIVAQKSDYWKPTHQRSLQYTKAYHVLGYLAYHFPVYYVQTQHLLAMLARDGLLKNTMTILDAGTGPGVVPLAIADFYSRLDGAKATVYSVERSEEHIEAFMYLREQCTQKGANVSIKPPIKADLTTLDPAKIPQQIDLMIFSNVLNEISDVSLDQRADLVLKLAGRLAPDGTILIIEPAEEANSSQLRLLSLALKKRGLTIHSPCSFIWGTNCTPDRCWSFTTNRNIQPTRMMGILASGEEPFRYLNIDIKYTYVVLRKDGKVRDSYRVPAGSRVLRLSQIRRHVEKRINLIAAKMSGNLGDAKTMVFKLCDGTADTPVYAVVPAYHVTPENEAIVSAPYGTILEIESVLVRHNPKHDAYNVLVSRNTGIIPVDKK; translated from the coding sequence ATGACCGATAAGCAGCTCATCTCCACCATAAAATATGTGGCCGGGACAAAACCGGTTTTTTTACTCTCGGAGATCGTGCCGTACCTTGAAAAAAAACACCCGGTTGAAAAACTGCACACCCTCATCAGCCCCCTGTTGGATGAACTGGACCTTGTGGCAAAGAAAGTCGGAACCGATTACGAGATCTCGCGGATGGTGCCGGCAGCACAGTATACAATGAACCCGGCAGAGCTGGAGCGGCAGGATGCTTTTTTTGCAACCCGCCGACTTCCCCCGGCTCTGGAAGCAGCAATTGAACAGTATATCCCAAAAAAAGTGGGAAAGGAACTGACCGATCCAGCGATTCTCGAACGGCTCCGCAGGGCGATTGTTGCCCAGAAATCGGATTACTGGAAGCCGACGCACCAGCGTTCACTGCAGTACACCAAGGCATACCATGTGCTCGGGTATCTCGCGTACCATTTCCCGGTCTATTACGTGCAGACCCAGCACCTGCTCGCCATGCTCGCCCGTGACGGGTTGCTGAAGAACACGATGACCATCCTGGATGCCGGTACCGGGCCGGGGGTCGTACCGCTTGCGATTGCGGATTTTTATTCCCGGCTGGATGGTGCGAAAGCAACAGTGTACTCGGTGGAACGCTCGGAAGAGCACATCGAGGCGTTCATGTACCTGAGGGAGCAATGCACGCAGAAAGGGGCTAATGTCAGTATCAAGCCCCCGATAAAGGCAGACCTCACCACTCTTGACCCGGCAAAGATTCCGCAGCAGATCGACCTGATGATCTTTTCGAATGTGCTCAACGAGATCAGCGATGTATCGCTGGACCAGCGGGCAGATCTCGTCCTGAAACTGGCCGGGCGGCTCGCGCCGGATGGGACTATCCTCATCATCGAGCCTGCTGAAGAAGCCAATTCCTCGCAGCTGCGGCTGCTCTCGCTTGCGTTGAAGAAACGCGGCCTCACGATTCATAGTCCCTGCTCATTTATCTGGGGCACGAACTGCACGCCGGACCGGTGCTGGAGTTTTACGACAAACCGGAACATCCAGCCCACCCGTATGATGGGAATCCTCGCCTCCGGGGAGGAGCCGTTCCGGTATCTCAACATCGATATCAAGTACACGTATGTGGTGCTCAGGAAAGATGGGAAAGTCCGGGACTCATACCGGGTGCCAGCCGGTTCCCGTGTTCTGCGGTTGTCCCAGATCCGCCGCCACGTGGAAAAACGGATCAATCTCATAGCCGCCAAGATGTCGGGGAACCTGGGCGATGCCAAGACGATGGTGTTCAAGCTCTGCGATGGTACGGCAGACACACCGGTATATGCGGTGGTACCAGCCTACCATGTTACACCGGAGAATGAAGCGATCGTGTCGGCACCGTACGGTACAATTCTCGAGATTGAAAGCGTGCTTGTCCGGCACAACCCGAAACATGATGCGTACAATGTGCTGGTGAGCCGGAATACGGGGATTATTCCGGTAGATAAGAAGTAG
- a CDS encoding DNA polymerase I: MWILDSAFRSGGVDLWHKDGTVQKCHHDYDPPFYLHLKDPDLHHEMIEALEERYRAEPCTFTTIFGELEGYRVFAGRPVAEAIEQQTQFAAQLFNVDVRRDQRFMAEQEIVPCCTDPAERFSPIFEHGLKSIEIRIHDDPARDQTCTDIEIIGERTERLHGQEKDVLADLFGLVAASDPDLILMTDADRWMGKLQLRARALGLTMPFSRSGKYRTMDSRSYWSYGRVEHKEAALIPDGRILIDTEQSFVYREGGLAGVLMASRLSGLSPSLASRFTPGTLISSYETYEAVRRGIVVPFRKSDAEVLRKFAALKTADRGGMMFQPEPGIFENVDEIDFTSMYPSIIVQANLSPETIDHPEQPRRGFLPTALEPLLDLRIRTKQLKKTDPSVAGIDAILKWMLVTCFGYTGYKNAKFGRIEVHEGITGRSRDILLHTKDIAEAMGFRVLHGIVDCLWVQGLPVAALQERVDRETGLPTELEHFTWIVFLPLNDGLGAYNRYYGRLSDGSVKVRGIAARRHDTPEYIRTMQGDMLTVMGKAATIGELDRLWDQVNAIYRNAVEQLPSAPPQEMAISRRISRLTYAHRCIEGAAVEAYREAGVPVAPGMKIRYVVRDAHTYRVDPAWNADRFDLAYYRELLDRAWTEIAYAFNEGKGPGKEQQRDPTHPVQRQIYAELQ, from the coding sequence ATGTGGATCCTTGACTCGGCCTTCCGGAGCGGGGGCGTGGACCTGTGGCACAAGGACGGGACGGTGCAGAAGTGCCATCACGATTATGATCCACCATTCTATCTCCATCTTAAGGACCCGGATTTACATCACGAGATGATCGAAGCGCTGGAGGAGCGGTACCGTGCAGAGCCCTGCACGTTTACTACCATCTTTGGCGAACTCGAGGGGTACCGGGTTTTTGCCGGGCGACCGGTGGCTGAAGCTATCGAGCAGCAGACACAGTTTGCAGCGCAGCTCTTCAACGTGGACGTGCGACGCGACCAGCGTTTCATGGCAGAGCAGGAAATAGTACCCTGCTGTACTGATCCGGCTGAAAGGTTCTCCCCGATCTTTGAACACGGCCTGAAGAGCATAGAGATCCGGATCCATGATGACCCGGCCCGCGACCAGACCTGCACGGATATTGAGATCATCGGTGAGCGCACCGAGCGGCTGCATGGGCAGGAGAAGGACGTGCTTGCCGATCTCTTCGGGCTTGTTGCTGCATCCGACCCCGACCTGATCCTGATGACCGATGCGGATCGCTGGATGGGAAAACTCCAGCTGCGTGCCCGGGCACTGGGTCTCACGATGCCGTTTTCCCGGAGCGGGAAATACCGCACCATGGACTCGCGCTCCTACTGGAGCTATGGCAGGGTCGAGCACAAGGAAGCAGCACTCATCCCGGACGGGAGGATCCTTATCGATACCGAACAATCTTTCGTGTACCGCGAGGGTGGACTTGCTGGGGTCCTCATGGCCTCCCGGCTCTCGGGGCTCTCCCCCAGCCTCGCGTCCCGGTTCACCCCGGGCACGCTTATCTCCAGCTACGAGACCTATGAGGCAGTGCGAAGAGGAATTGTGGTGCCGTTCAGGAAGAGCGATGCTGAAGTCCTGCGGAAATTTGCGGCCCTCAAGACCGCGGACCGGGGCGGGATGATGTTCCAGCCGGAGCCCGGCATTTTTGAAAACGTGGACGAGATCGATTTCACTTCCATGTATCCCTCTATCATCGTGCAGGCTAACCTCTCGCCTGAGACCATCGATCACCCGGAACAGCCACGACGGGGTTTTCTCCCCACGGCCCTTGAGCCACTGCTGGACCTGCGGATACGGACAAAGCAGCTGAAAAAGACCGACCCTTCTGTAGCCGGCATTGATGCAATCCTCAAGTGGATGCTGGTCACCTGTTTTGGTTACACGGGTTACAAGAACGCAAAGTTCGGAAGGATCGAGGTGCACGAAGGGATCACCGGACGATCGCGCGACATCCTGCTGCACACCAAGGACATTGCCGAAGCAATGGGTTTTCGCGTTCTCCATGGGATCGTGGACTGCCTCTGGGTGCAGGGTTTACCGGTTGCAGCGCTCCAGGAGCGTGTCGACCGCGAGACCGGGCTGCCAACGGAACTCGAACATTTCACCTGGATCGTCTTCCTGCCACTCAATGACGGTCTGGGGGCCTACAACCGCTACTATGGCAGGCTCTCGGACGGGAGCGTGAAGGTGCGGGGCATTGCCGCACGCCGGCATGACACCCCGGAATATATCCGCACAATGCAGGGCGATATGCTTACCGTAATGGGGAAGGCAGCAACGATCGGTGAACTTGACAGACTGTGGGATCAGGTGAACGCAATATACCGGAACGCGGTGGAACAGCTCCCGTCCGCACCACCACAGGAGATGGCCATCAGCCGGCGTATCAGCCGGCTCACGTATGCCCACCGCTGCATTGAAGGCGCTGCGGTAGAAGCGTACCGGGAGGCAGGAGTACCCGTAGCGCCGGGCATGAAGATCCGGTATGTGGTGCGGGATGCCCACACGTACCGGGTAGACCCTGCATGGAATGCAGACCGCTTCGATCTCGCATACTACCGGGAACTACTGGATAGGGCATGGACCGAGATCGCGTACGCGTTCAATGAGGGAAAAGGACCAGGTAAAGAACAACAGCGGGATCCCACACATCCGGTGCAACGGCAGATCTATGCCGAGCTGCAATAG